Proteins co-encoded in one Heptranchias perlo isolate sHepPer1 chromosome 9, sHepPer1.hap1, whole genome shotgun sequence genomic window:
- the best4 gene encoding bestrophin-4 has product MTISYTLKVADARFAGFSKLLFRWKGSIYKLLYKEFIVFISLYSIFSVTYRHFLSREQKLLFEKVATYCDKQTSLIPMSFVLGFYVTLIINRWWNQYTNIPLPDQLMCVVSSNVHGVDERGRILRRTLIRYANLSSVLILRSISTRVRKRFPSIEHVVEAGFMTRDELKKFESLYSDFNKYWVPCVWFTNLAAQARREGRIRDDVALRLLMDELNRHRAKCSLLFHYDWISIPLVYTQVVTIAVYSFFAFCLIGRQFLEPRAGYEEDKIDFYVPIFTLLQFFFYAGWLKVAEQIINPFGEDDDDFETNKLIDRNLQVSFLSVDDMYQNLPPMEKDKYWNESTAQPPYTIATANETHKPSFLGSTFDMGQVQQESEVELKVHTPLLNRFLNVAASPAISLKNFGRSNRGVNLLRSRLDSSSSNCQPTEEFDLVTPISEKDSENEDQNRPSEPSSPSVILKALCRIEASEFQKRDNPC; this is encoded by the exons ATGACGATCTCATACACGCTAAAAGTTGCAGATGCCCGATTTGCTGGATTCTCCAAACTACTCTTTCGTTGGAAAGGAAGTATTTACAAACTGTTGTACAAGGAGTTCATTGTGTTCATCAGCTTATATTCGATATTCAGTGTTACATACAG GCATTTCCTGTCACGTGAACAGAAGCTTCTCTTCGAGAAGGTGGCTACATATTGTGACAAACAGACCAGTCTTATCCCGATGTCATTTGTTTTAG GGTTTTATGTTACTCTTATTATTAACCGTTGGTGGAACCAGTATACGAATATCCCGCTTCCAGATCAGCTGATGTGTGTGGTGTCCAGCAACGTTCATGGTGTTGATGAAAGGGGCCGGATCCTGCGACGCACGCTGATCCGATACGCCAATCTCTCATCAGTGCTTATTCTCCGGTCCATCAGCACAAGGGTCCGAAAGAGATTCCCCTCCATAGAGCATGTGGTAGAAGCAG GTTTTATGACCCGTGATGAGCTGAAAAAATTTGAAAGCCTTTACTCTGATTTTAACAAGTACTGGGTTCCGTGCGTATGGTTTACGAATCTGGCGGCTCAGGCACGGAGAGAGGGGCGAATCCGGGATGATGTGGCTCTAAGACTACTGATGGAT GAATTGAATCGGCATCGGGCGAAATGCAGTCTGTTATTTCACTATGACTGGATCAGCATCCCCCTCGTGTACACTCAG GTGGTTACTATTGCAGTCTATTCCTTCTTTGCCTTCTGTCTGATTGGACGCCAGTTTCTTGAGCCAAGGGCAGGCTACGAAGAAGATAAGATAGACTTTTACGTTCCCATCTTCACCCTACTGCAATTCTTCTTTTATGCAGGCTGGCTTAAG GTAGCGGAACAGATCATTAATCCAtttggagaggatgatgatgatttTGAAACAAACAAGCTGATTGACCGCAACCTTCAG GTTTCCTTTCTCTCCGTGGATGATATGTACCAGAATCTTCCACCCATGGAGAAAGACAAATATTGGAATGAATCCACTGCTCAGCCTCCTTACACCATCGCTACAGCCAACGAGACCCACAAACCATCATTTTTAGGATCTACCTTTGACATGGG ACAAGTACAGCAAGAGTCAGAAGTGGAGCTCAAGGTGCACACCCCTTTGCTCAATCGCTTCCTTAATGTTGCTGCCTCACCAGCTATCAGTCTCAAAAACTTTGGCAGGAGCAATCGAGGGGTAAATTTGTTACGTAGCCGTTTGGACAGTAGCTCTTCCAATTGCCAGCCTACTGAAGAGTTCGATTTGGTCACTCCTATCAGTGAAAAGGACTCAGAAAATGAGGATCAAAACAGGCCCAGTGAACCTTCCAGTCCTAGTGTCATCCTAAAGGCTCTTTGTAGAATTGAAGCATCAGAATTTCAAAAAAGGGACAACCCATGCTAA